One segment of Clostridium ljungdahlii DSM 13528 DNA contains the following:
- a CDS encoding YggS family pyridoxal phosphate-dependent enzyme, protein MSIEQNLSRIEEELKDKNVTLVAVSKTKPIEDIQKAYDAGIRDFGENKVQELTNKIPNLPQDIRWHLIGHLQRNKVKYIVGKVYLIHSLDSIRLLNELEKHYKDQKLIANTLIQINIGLEESKTGLPLEELEDLLKACENCTNVKVKGLMAVIPKGDEESCKNYFQKLKSIFDGLKKREFNNISMNILSMGMTHDYKIAIKEGATLVRIGEGIFGKRNYNNK, encoded by the coding sequence TTGTCAATTGAACAAAACTTGAGTAGGATAGAAGAAGAGTTAAAAGATAAAAATGTAACCTTAGTGGCAGTTTCAAAAACTAAACCTATTGAAGATATACAAAAAGCTTATGATGCAGGTATTAGAGATTTTGGAGAAAACAAAGTACAGGAGCTCACAAATAAAATACCAAACCTTCCACAGGATATAAGGTGGCATTTAATAGGTCATCTTCAAAGAAACAAGGTAAAATATATAGTTGGTAAGGTTTATCTTATCCATTCTTTGGACAGTATAAGACTTCTTAATGAATTAGAAAAACATTATAAAGATCAAAAGTTAATTGCAAATACACTGATACAAATAAATATAGGGTTGGAAGAAAGTAAGACAGGTTTACCTCTAGAGGAATTAGAAGATTTACTAAAAGCCTGTGAGAATTGTACCAATGTAAAAGTAAAAGGTCTTATGGCTGTAATTCCTAAAGGGGATGAAGAAAGTTGTAAAAACTATTTTCAAAAGCTAAAAAGTATTTTTGATGGCTTGAAGAAAAGAGAGTTTAATAATATAAGTATGAATATACTATCTATGGGAATGACTCATGATTATAAAATAGCAATTAAAGAAGGGGCAACACTGGTGAGAATTGGCGAAGGTATATTTGGAAAGAGAAATTACAATAATAAATAG
- a CDS encoding cell division protein SepF, which yields MAGKMINKMMGFLGLEDDLEEDIEEEETKKGENEKIVNDFAEVDPIVNSKRQNKVVSIHTTIAAKVRIVKPTTYEEAADICDELKNRKIIVINTTGLEIRIAQRLLDFMGGASYALGGNLEEIEKGIYILSPSSVEVNSDLKNELSGKGIFGWK from the coding sequence ATGGCAGGTAAAATGATAAACAAAATGATGGGATTTTTAGGATTGGAAGATGACTTGGAGGAAGATATAGAGGAAGAAGAAACAAAGAAAGGAGAAAATGAAAAAATCGTAAATGATTTTGCAGAGGTGGACCCTATTGTAAATAGTAAAAGACAAAATAAAGTTGTAAGCATACATACTACAATAGCAGCTAAGGTAAGGATAGTTAAGCCAACTACTTATGAGGAAGCAGCTGATATATGTGATGAACTTAAAAATAGAAAAATAATAGTTATAAATACTACAGGACTTGAGATTAGAATAGCTCAAAGATTACTGGATTTTATGGGCGGTGCAAGTTATGCATTAGGAGGAAATTTGGAAGAAATAGAAAAAGGAATATACATACTTTCACCATCTAGTGTAGAAGTAAACAGTGATTTGAAAAATGAACTATCTGGAAAAGGAATATTTGGATGGAAGTAA
- a CDS encoding YggT family protein, with the protein MISSTLAVAISLLFRFLEGAIILDVILSWVMQGRSNAFVDFLHIFTEPLMIPGRKIQEKLMPGLMIDFSPIVAFFIIDILRGIVFSIL; encoded by the coding sequence ATGATAAGTAGTACTTTAGCTGTTGCAATATCATTACTGTTTAGATTTCTTGAAGGTGCTATAATATTGGATGTAATTCTATCTTGGGTTATGCAGGGGAGAAGTAACGCATTTGTGGATTTTTTACATATATTTACGGAACCCCTTATGATACCTGGAAGAAAAATTCAGGAAAAACTTATGCCAGGGTTAATGATAGATTTTTCACCTATAGTGGCCTTTTTTATAATAGATATATTAAGAGGAATTGTATTTTCAATACTCTAG
- a CDS encoding RNA-binding protein, which translates to MDKKSFIKRFHFCDESEILPIYDKISLAKKTNNTVYTSTFYTPNVWNTLENLKKEIGLNICSCGIFEDAERKLIAFSKFDIRNYPIKLMEIKCKSKFVKLQHKDYLGALMALGLKREKFGDLILKEDKQCYLAVCEDVSDYIEMNLNSVGKSSCKANVLDISSAEIPLYNFKTSVLNVSSLRIDCLVSSLCNVSRNKSQEMIKRGKVLLDYLPETRKDKSIEDNCIITVRGCGKFKIVGETGWTGSGRCKLLIKKFS; encoded by the coding sequence ATGGATAAAAAGAGTTTTATAAAGAGATTTCATTTTTGTGATGAAAGTGAAATCTTACCTATATATGATAAAATAAGTTTAGCAAAAAAAACTAATAATACAGTATATACCTCAACATTTTATACTCCCAATGTATGGAATACTTTAGAGAATCTAAAGAAAGAAATTGGCTTAAATATATGTAGCTGTGGCATATTTGAAGATGCAGAAAGAAAACTTATAGCATTTTCAAAGTTTGATATAAGGAATTATCCAATAAAATTAATGGAAATAAAATGTAAGTCTAAATTTGTTAAATTACAACACAAGGATTATCTAGGGGCTCTTATGGCTCTTGGACTTAAAAGAGAGAAATTTGGAGATTTAATACTAAAGGAAGATAAGCAATGTTATTTAGCTGTTTGTGAAGATGTAAGTGATTACATAGAGATGAATTTAAATAGTGTAGGAAAGAGCAGCTGCAAAGCAAATGTTTTAGATATTAGTTCTGCGGAAATTCCCCTATATAATTTTAAAACTTCTGTTTTAAATGTTTCTTCCTTGAGAATTGATTGTTTAGTTAGTTCTCTATGCAATGTATCAAGAAATAAATCTCAAGAAATGATTAAGAGAGGTAAAGTCCTTCTGGATTATTTACCAGAAACAAGAAAAGATAAATCTATAGAAGATAATTGTATAATAACTGTAAGAGGCTGTGGAAAGTTTAAAATTGTGGGAGAAACGGGTTGGACGGGAAGCGGTCGATGCAAACTTCTTATAAAAAAATTTAGTTAA
- a CDS encoding DivIVA domain-containing protein — MFITAAEITNKEFKKGLRGYNIDEVDEFLDKIAEDYESIYKENSLLKEKMQSLDEKISHYTKMENTIKDTLLLAQNASEQAKENAKKESQFVVKNANDAAQKIIDKAHSDVIQITDEFENVKQEFSKFRTKFRNFMKTQMEMFDDMEKDFVKNYNIGYESNENEVEDSTVKEKEIEVVEPEKEDVSLAEKRSKEFDEDNKEDSNHTEKEIFEDKDELEEIKNFFIKG; from the coding sequence ATGTTTATTACTGCTGCAGAGATAACAAATAAGGAATTTAAAAAAGGACTTAGAGGTTATAATATAGATGAAGTAGATGAATTTTTAGACAAAATAGCAGAAGATTATGAGTCTATATATAAGGAAAATTCTCTTTTAAAGGAAAAAATGCAGTCTTTGGATGAGAAGATAAGTCATTATACTAAAATGGAAAATACTATAAAAGATACGCTTTTATTAGCTCAAAATGCTTCTGAACAGGCTAAAGAAAATGCTAAAAAAGAAAGTCAATTTGTAGTAAAAAATGCAAATGATGCTGCACAAAAGATAATAGATAAAGCCCATAGTGATGTTATTCAAATTACAGATGAGTTTGAAAATGTAAAACAGGAATTTTCTAAGTTTAGAACTAAGTTTAGAAACTTTATGAAAACTCAAATGGAAATGTTTGATGATATGGAAAAAGACTTTGTAAAGAATTATAACATTGGGTATGAATCAAATGAAAATGAAGTAGAAGATAGTACTGTTAAGGAAAAGGAAATAGAAGTAGTAGAGCCAGAAAAAGAAGATGTTTCTTTAGCTGAAAAGCGCAGCAAAGAATTTGATGAAGATAATAAAGAAGATTCAAATCATACAGAAAAGGAAATTTTTGAAGATAAGGATGAACTCGAAGAAATTAAAAACTTTTTTATTAAAGGATAG
- a CDS encoding 5'-methylthioadenosine/adenosylhomocysteine nucleosidase, which translates to MVIGIIGAMDEEVEILLSELELEKVEEKANMKFNLGKLYNKDIVVVRSGIGKVNAAVCAQILVDDFNADYIINVGIAGGAGENVYPGDIVIADNLVQHDMDTSAFGDKVGQIPRLDTYDFKCNRRLVEKAKDACNKLGNINSFVGRIVTGDQFISSTEKVRYLNKEFGALACEMEGGSIAQVAYLNNIPFVIIRSISDNANNGASMDYKKFAPIAIKNSTQIIKSMIMSL; encoded by the coding sequence ATGGTTATTGGAATTATAGGAGCTATGGATGAAGAAGTAGAAATACTTTTATCTGAATTAGAACTGGAGAAAGTTGAAGAAAAAGCTAATATGAAATTTAATTTAGGAAAACTTTATAATAAAGATATAGTGGTAGTAAGGAGCGGTATAGGTAAGGTAAATGCAGCAGTATGTGCCCAAATACTTGTAGATGATTTTAATGCAGATTATATAATAAATGTAGGCATTGCAGGGGGTGCAGGAGAAAATGTATATCCAGGAGATATAGTAATAGCAGACAATTTGGTACAGCATGATATGGATACGTCTGCTTTTGGAGATAAAGTAGGACAGATACCTAGGTTGGATACATATGATTTTAAATGTAATAGAAGACTTGTAGAAAAAGCTAAGGATGCCTGTAATAAATTAGGAAATATAAATAGTTTTGTAGGAAGAATAGTTACAGGAGATCAATTTATTTCAAGTACAGAAAAGGTTAGATATTTGAACAAGGAGTTTGGAGCACTGGCTTGTGAAATGGAAGGTGGAAGTATTGCACAGGTAGCCTATTTGAACAATATACCTTTTGTAATAATAAGATCTATATCAGATAATGCAAACAATGGTGCTAGCATGGACTATAAAAAATTTGCACCTATTGCCATAAAAAATTCTACACAAATAATTAAAAGTATGATTATGAGCTTGTAA
- the lspA gene encoding signal peptidase II: MEIFIILLGILIDRVTKIWAIEVLSKVSQVIVIKDLFSLLYLQNKGAAFGILQGKLYFLTIITIIVVGGMIFYIIKYKPSEKLIRISFSLIISGALGNLMDRMVYKYVVDFISVHYKDIYYFPVFNIADVMVVVGTALLAFYLLKEEKYGK; the protein is encoded by the coding sequence GTGGAAATATTTATAATATTACTTGGAATTTTAATAGATAGGGTTACGAAAATATGGGCCATTGAAGTTTTATCTAAAGTTTCTCAGGTAATAGTAATAAAAGATTTGTTTTCATTACTGTATTTGCAAAATAAGGGAGCTGCTTTTGGAATTTTACAGGGTAAGCTTTACTTTTTAACTATAATTACAATAATTGTAGTTGGAGGAATGATATTTTATATTATAAAATATAAACCTAGTGAAAAGCTTATAAGAATAAGTTTTTCACTTATAATAAGTGGAGCTTTGGGAAATTTGATGGATAGAATGGTGTATAAATATGTAGTTGACTTTATTTCTGTCCATTATAAAGACATTTATTATTTTCCTGTATTCAATATAGCAGATGTGATGGTGGTAGTAGGAACTGCACTTTTGGCATTCTATTTATTAAAGGAAGAAAAGTATGGAAAGTAA
- a CDS encoding RluA family pseudouridine synthase — translation MESKKFLVCSEEENMRLDVFLSKCFQDKSRSYIQNVIEYKLVEVNGKAKKSNYKIKSGDNIEITIPDPVNLNIQSEDIPLDILYEDKDVIVVNKPQGMIVHPAPGVYEGTLVNALLNHCRDLSGINGVTRPGIVHRIDKDTSGILVVAKNDNSHNKLAKQLKDHSMTREYIALVEGVVKLDEGTVDEPIARHPKDKIKMAVCVNGKRAITHYKVIKRFKNNTLIKCILETGRTHQIRVHMAYIGHPLVGDPVYGYKKQRFKLGGQLLHAEKLGFIHPATGKYIEFETEIPDYFKKVIKVLDN, via the coding sequence ATGGAAAGTAAAAAATTTTTGGTTTGTAGTGAAGAAGAAAATATGAGGCTTGATGTATTTCTGTCTAAATGCTTCCAAGATAAATCAAGATCATATATTCAAAATGTAATAGAATATAAGTTAGTAGAAGTAAATGGAAAAGCAAAAAAGTCCAATTATAAGATTAAGTCAGGGGATAATATAGAAATTACTATACCTGACCCTGTGAATTTAAATATACAGTCGGAAGATATACCTCTTGATATATTATATGAAGATAAGGATGTTATTGTAGTAAATAAGCCTCAAGGGATGATAGTGCATCCTGCACCAGGAGTATATGAAGGTACTTTAGTAAATGCTCTTTTAAATCACTGTCGTGATTTATCTGGTATAAATGGAGTAACAAGACCGGGTATAGTACATAGAATAGACAAAGATACTTCAGGAATACTCGTAGTAGCTAAAAATGATAATTCTCATAATAAATTAGCGAAACAGCTTAAGGATCATTCTATGACTAGAGAATACATAGCCTTAGTAGAGGGAGTCGTAAAGTTAGATGAGGGAACTGTAGATGAGCCTATTGCAAGACATCCTAAAGATAAAATAAAGATGGCAGTTTGTGTGAATGGAAAAAGGGCCATTACCCATTATAAGGTTATTAAAAGATTTAAAAATAATACTTTGATAAAATGTATACTTGAAACAGGAAGAACACATCAGATAAGGGTACATATGGCATATATAGGGCACCCTCTTGTAGGAGATCCAGTATATGGATATAAAAAGCAGAGGTTTAAACTAGGCGGTCAGCTCCTCCATGCTGAAAAGCTTGGCTTTATTCATCCAGCTACAGGAAAGTATATAGAATTTGAAACAGAAATACCAGATTATTTTAAAAAAGTGATAAAGGTTTTAGATAATTAG
- the uraA gene encoding uracil permease, whose translation MKNIVDVEEKLPIGVTIPLSFQHLFAMVGSTILVPILTGMSPSIALFCSGIGTLIYILCTKAKLPAYLGSSFAFISPILIASKSYGPAAMLSGVIAAGCVYLIVAGIIKLCGVNWLNRALPPVVVGSIVIVIGLGLAATAINWAGFNPTYTTDQMQSIPRWAWMTVSAITVAVAVIGTMYFKGFLGIIPILIAIIVGYISALILGVVPKQALDTIVSTKLFKLPPFMFPRFNINAVMLMAPISFVTLAEHIGHIYVTNNVVGRDFTKNPGLHRSILGDGLATIFAGFAGGPPTTTYGENIGVMAITKVYSVWVIGGAGVIAILLSFIGPVAAVIENMPMPVIGGVSIVLFGIIASSGFRIFVEDKIDFSKNRNLILTSVIIVIGIGGASINFSVGGSPVQISGVALATIVGIILNLILPEESASEKSNEEAV comes from the coding sequence ATGAAAAATATTGTTGATGTAGAAGAAAAATTACCTATAGGAGTTACCATACCTCTTAGTTTTCAGCATTTATTTGCAATGGTAGGTTCAACTATACTTGTTCCAATTTTAACAGGAATGAGTCCATCCATAGCATTATTTTGCAGCGGTATTGGAACCCTTATTTATATCTTATGTACCAAGGCCAAGCTTCCAGCTTACTTAGGTTCTTCCTTTGCTTTTATAAGTCCAATCCTTATAGCATCTAAAAGCTATGGTCCAGCAGCTATGCTTTCTGGTGTAATAGCAGCAGGTTGTGTATATTTAATTGTAGCTGGCATAATAAAGCTTTGCGGTGTAAACTGGCTTAACAGAGCCCTTCCACCTGTAGTTGTTGGTTCCATAGTAATAGTAATAGGCCTAGGTCTTGCAGCTACAGCTATAAACTGGGCAGGATTCAACCCTACTTACACAACTGATCAGATGCAAAGTATACCAAGATGGGCATGGATGACAGTGTCTGCAATTACAGTTGCCGTAGCTGTTATTGGAACCATGTATTTTAAAGGATTTTTAGGAATAATACCTATACTAATAGCCATAATAGTTGGATATATATCTGCCTTAATTTTAGGTGTAGTACCAAAGCAAGCACTAGATACTATTGTAAGTACTAAACTCTTCAAATTACCTCCATTTATGTTTCCTAGATTCAACATAAATGCCGTCATGCTTATGGCTCCTATTTCTTTTGTAACCTTAGCAGAGCATATAGGTCACATTTACGTAACAAACAATGTAGTAGGAAGAGATTTTACCAAAAATCCAGGACTTCATAGATCTATATTAGGAGATGGATTAGCCACTATATTTGCAGGTTTTGCAGGTGGACCTCCAACTACAACTTATGGAGAAAATATAGGAGTTATGGCTATAACCAAAGTTTACAGTGTGTGGGTTATAGGCGGTGCTGGAGTAATAGCTATACTGCTTTCATTTATAGGCCCTGTAGCTGCTGTAATTGAAAATATGCCTATGCCTGTAATAGGTGGTGTAAGCATAGTGCTATTTGGAATAATAGCTTCCTCAGGTTTTAGAATATTTGTAGAGGATAAAATAGATTTTAGTAAAAATAGAAACTTAATATTGACGTCTGTCATAATAGTAATAGGAATTGGCGGCGCTTCCATAAACTTTTCTGTAGGTGGATCACCAGTTCAAATATCCGGTGTAGCTCTTGCAACTATTGTTGGAATAATACTTAATTTAATATTACCAGAAGAAAGTGCTTCTGAAAAATCAAATGAAGAAGCTGTTTAA
- the pyrR gene encoding bifunctional pyr operon transcriptional regulator/uracil phosphoribosyltransferase PyrR, translating into MKLKALILDEKAMNRTLKRISHEILEKNRGTEDIILVGIKRRGYPLAKRIAENIYNIEGIKLKVEDVDIGLYRDDLSSLAGQPILKGSNVIDVENKKVILVDDVIYTGRTARAAIDAIIHSGRPKLIQLAVLVDRGHRELPIRADYVGKNIPTSRNEMISVEIAEIDKNDSVKIYEL; encoded by the coding sequence TTGAAATTAAAAGCACTTATTTTAGATGAAAAGGCTATGAATAGAACTTTAAAAAGAATATCCCACGAAATATTAGAAAAGAATAGAGGTACAGAGGATATAATACTTGTAGGCATAAAGAGAAGAGGATACCCCTTAGCAAAAAGAATAGCCGAAAACATTTATAACATTGAAGGAATAAAATTAAAAGTAGAAGATGTAGATATTGGCCTCTATAGAGATGATTTAAGCAGTCTTGCAGGACAACCTATACTAAAAGGATCTAATGTAATAGATGTGGAAAACAAAAAAGTTATATTAGTAGATGATGTTATCTATACAGGCAGAACTGCAAGAGCAGCAATTGATGCTATTATACATTCTGGAAGGCCAAAATTAATTCAGCTGGCCGTTTTAGTTGATAGAGGGCATAGGGAACTTCCTATAAGAGCCGACTATGTAGGTAAAAACATTCCTACCTCTAGAAATGAAATGATATCAGTTGAAATTGCAGAAATAGACAAAAATGACTCAGTAAAAATATATGAATTATAA
- a CDS encoding Rqc2 family fibronectin-binding protein codes for MALDGIFIHSVLKELKEKILGGKVEKINQPEKDEIVLSIKNGRKNYKLLLSASPVYPKMHITVKSKQNPLQPPMFCMVLRKHLSPSKLVDIRQLDTDRIVFLDFESSDELGFNSIYTLVIEIMGRHSNITLVRKRDNLIMDSIKHITPEINTVRSLFPGIKYVFPPTSNKLNPLSFTKEDFVKFLTTTSTKIDKSFFSKVFTGISSSFSKELSYKLNSEKDFSENNNLDFLYDSCRKIFDEVINDNFYFASYIENEKVKDFYCYKLTYLNKCKEKCYTTPSQLIEEFYYEKDKCDRLSNKSSDLSKLININLERCTKKIKILIDSIKEAKNKDTFRIYGELLTSQIYNIKKGDSHIGIQNYYSEKMEYLDIKLDKNKTPSENIQRYFKKYNKLKKTEQAANEQLKIAKEEMEYLTSVMTNIKNCENYDDIEEIKRELMESGYIKFKKSNTKKKGRDSKPMKFVSSDGIDIYVGKNNLQNDYLTLKFGDKRDIWLHTKEIPGSHVIIKNFGKVPDKTLEEAANLAAYYSKAKNSSKVAVDYTEIKNVHKPNGAKPGMVIYYTNQTIYTEPTKPDIKQLQ; via the coding sequence ATGGCTTTAGACGGTATTTTCATACACAGCGTTTTAAAAGAATTGAAAGAAAAAATACTAGGAGGAAAAGTTGAAAAAATAAATCAACCTGAAAAGGATGAAATAGTATTAAGCATTAAAAATGGGAGAAAAAATTATAAGCTTTTATTAAGTGCAAGTCCAGTATATCCTAAAATGCATATTACAGTTAAAAGCAAACAAAATCCGCTTCAGCCCCCTATGTTTTGCATGGTTTTGAGGAAGCACCTAAGCCCATCAAAATTAGTTGACATAAGGCAATTGGACACAGATAGAATTGTTTTTTTAGATTTCGAAAGCTCAGATGAATTGGGTTTTAACAGTATATATACATTAGTAATAGAAATAATGGGAAGACATAGTAATATAACTTTAGTTCGAAAAAGAGATAATTTGATCATGGATAGTATAAAACATATAACACCTGAAATAAACACCGTGAGATCCCTATTTCCCGGAATAAAATACGTATTTCCACCAACTTCAAATAAACTAAATCCCCTTTCCTTTACAAAAGAGGATTTTGTAAAGTTTTTAACAACTACCTCAACAAAAATTGATAAAAGTTTTTTTTCAAAAGTGTTTACTGGCATAAGTAGCTCCTTTTCGAAGGAATTATCCTACAAATTAAATAGTGAAAAAGATTTTTCAGAAAATAACAATTTAGACTTTCTATACGACTCTTGCAGGAAAATTTTTGATGAAGTGATAAATGATAATTTTTACTTTGCATCCTACATAGAAAATGAAAAAGTAAAAGATTTCTACTGTTATAAATTAACCTATTTAAATAAATGCAAAGAAAAATGCTATACTACACCTTCCCAATTAATAGAAGAATTTTACTATGAAAAGGACAAATGTGATAGGTTAAGCAACAAAAGCTCTGACCTTTCTAAACTTATAAATATAAACTTAGAAAGATGCACTAAGAAAATAAAAATTCTAATAGATAGCATTAAAGAGGCTAAAAATAAAGATACTTTTAGAATATATGGTGAACTCTTAACTTCACAGATCTACAATATAAAAAAGGGTGACAGCCATATAGGAATTCAAAATTACTATAGTGAAAAAATGGAGTATTTAGATATAAAACTTGATAAAAATAAAACTCCTTCCGAAAATATACAACGTTATTTTAAAAAATACAATAAATTAAAGAAAACAGAACAAGCTGCAAATGAACAATTAAAAATAGCAAAAGAGGAAATGGAGTATTTGACTTCTGTAATGACCAACATAAAGAATTGTGAAAACTACGATGATATTGAAGAAATAAAAAGAGAACTTATGGAAAGCGGGTATATAAAATTTAAAAAATCAAATACTAAAAAAAAGGGTAGAGATTCCAAGCCAATGAAATTTGTATCCAGTGATGGAATAGACATATATGTAGGTAAAAATAATCTTCAAAACGATTACCTTACTCTCAAATTTGGAGATAAAAGGGATATATGGCTTCATACTAAAGAGATTCCTGGATCTCACGTAATAATAAAAAATTTTGGCAAAGTTCCAGATAAAACTTTGGAAGAAGCTGCAAATCTTGCGGCATATTACAGTAAAGCTAAAAATTCCTCCAAAGTAGCCGTAGATTATACAGAAATTAAAAATGTCCATAAACCAAATGGGGCCAAACCGGGAATGGTAATATATTATACTAATCAAACCATTTATACAGAACCTACAAAACCGGATATAAAACAGCTTCAATAA
- the dapF gene encoding diaminopimelate epimerase, with amino-acid sequence MKFIKMQGTGNDFVVIDDRDNRFLGKEKELGLKLCNRHFGIGGDGILIVRQSEIAQIKMIIINSDGSYASMCGNGIRCFAKYVWEENLVKESPIKIETGDGIKEAFLNIENGKVKEVTIDMGTPSFDPKKIPVNSCDEVVKKELKINEKTYSITSMFMGVPHTVIFGDLEKYDVKEGKAIEKYSIFPEGTNVNFCEVLNKDEIKIKTWERGAGPTLACGTGTCACAVASNKLGFTEGKVKAHVPGGILFIEVKDNKVFMTGPAEVSFKGEYDI; translated from the coding sequence ATGAAATTTATTAAAATGCAAGGTACTGGAAATGATTTCGTAGTAATAGATGACAGAGATAATAGATTTTTAGGAAAAGAAAAAGAACTTGGATTAAAGCTTTGTAATAGACATTTTGGAATAGGCGGAGATGGGATATTGATAGTTCGCCAGAGTGAAATTGCACAGATCAAAATGATAATAATAAACTCAGATGGTTCTTATGCATCTATGTGTGGAAATGGAATAAGATGTTTTGCAAAATATGTATGGGAAGAAAATTTAGTAAAAGAGTCTCCTATAAAGATAGAAACGGGGGATGGTATAAAGGAAGCATTTTTGAATATAGAAAATGGTAAAGTGAAGGAAGTCACTATTGATATGGGAACACCTTCTTTTGATCCAAAGAAAATTCCGGTAAACTCCTGTGATGAAGTTGTAAAAAAGGAATTAAAAATTAATGAAAAAACTTATAGTATTACTTCAATGTTTATGGGAGTACCTCATACAGTTATATTTGGTGATCTTGAAAAGTATGATGTGAAAGAAGGAAAGGCTATTGAAAAATATTCTATTTTCCCCGAAGGAACTAATGTAAACTTTTGTGAAGTTTTAAATAAGGACGAAATTAAAATAAAAACTTGGGAAAGAGGAGCAGGTCCAACTTTAGCCTGTGGTACGGGAACTTGTGCCTGTGCTGTAGCTTCAAATAAGCTTGGCTTTACAGAGGGAAAAGTTAAAGCTCACGTTCCAGGAGGAATTCTTTTTATAGAAGTGAAAGACAATAAAGTTTTTATGACAGGTCCTGCAGAGGTTTCGTTTAAAGGGGAATATGATATTTAA
- a CDS encoding nitroreductase family protein, producing MSKDFLTAVADRRTFYGIGKEAVVSDDRIKEIIDHTVKHTPSAFNSQSARVVLLLGNHHDKLWNITKEALRKVVSADQFSDTENKINSFKSGYGTVLFFEDTSVIESLQQQFARYKDNFPIWSQQASGMHQFVIWTALEVEGFGVSLQHYNELIEDDVEKEWSIPSNWKLIAQMPFGKPTAQPDEKQFQPLEDRVKVFK from the coding sequence ATGTCAAAAGATTTTTTAACTGCTGTTGCAGACAGACGTACATTCTATGGAATTGGCAAGGAAGCTGTAGTTTCAGATGATAGAATTAAAGAAATCATAGACCATACTGTTAAACATACCCCATCCGCATTTAACTCGCAAAGTGCAAGGGTAGTTTTATTATTAGGAAATCATCATGATAAATTATGGAACATTACAAAAGAAGCATTGAGAAAGGTTGTATCAGCCGATCAATTTAGTGATACTGAAAATAAAATAAATTCATTTAAAAGTGGATATGGTACAGTTTTATTCTTTGAAGATACTAGTGTAATAGAGTCTCTTCAGCAACAATTTGCTCGCTATAAAGATAACTTCCCAATTTGGTCTCAACAAGCAAGTGGAATGCACCAATTTGTTATTTGGACTGCATTAGAAGTCGAAGGATTTGGAGTATCACTACAACACTATAACGAACTTATTGAAGATGATGTAGAAAAAGAATGGAGTATACCAAGCAATTGGAAGTTAATTGCGCAAATGCCATTCGGAAAGCCAACGGCACAACCAGATGAAAAACAGTTTCAACCATTAGAAGACCGTGTTAAGGTATTTAAATAG